The Planctellipticum variicoloris DNA window CAGTTCTTCCTCCTGAAGCGATTCGGAAACACGCCGAGCGAACCAGCCGGTCGGCACTGTCCGGAAGTGTAGCGGAAGAGAGTGGACGGTGGGTAGTGGATGGTGGGTAGGAGGAAGTGGCGAGCCGTAGGGCAGGCTCCCGCCTGCCGATATGTGCTCCCATCGTAGCCTCACGTCTCACAGCACAATCCGACGCCCAACAGCAACGACTCTATGAACGGACTGGGTCGTCGCAGACTCCGACGCCAGCCACCCCATTCTCGCTTGTCACTCGGCTCCCAGCACTCGGCCTTCCTTTCGACATTCCGCCTTCGACATTCGACATTTCTTCACCTCCGGGTGTCGTGTAGAGTGCTGGAGACGGCTTTCGCCGGGACATCGATTCGGAACGTCTTGCAGACTGAGGACCAGGCATGAGCAATGTGCGGAGCTTCGGGGCGGCGGGGGATGGGATGGCGGACGATACCGCCGCTTTCGAGCACGCTCTGCGCGACGGCGACGGGCTGCTGGAGATTCCCCGCGGCGACTACCGGATCACGCGCACGATCGTCGTCGACCTGGCGAAGACCGGACGGATTGCGATCTCCGGGACAGGCGGGACGGCGAAGATTCTTCACTTCGGCGCCGGCCCGGCCTTCGAGCTGCGCGGGACGCACACGACGTCCGCCGATCCGCTGGGCTTCAGGCCGGAGGAGTGGCAGCGGGAGCGGATGCCGACCGTCAGCGGGATCGAGATCGAAGGGAAGCATCCCGAGGCGGACGGGATTAAGATCATCGGCGTGATGCAGCCGACGCTGACGGGGGTGCTCATTCGCAAGGTGCGGAACGCGGTGCATATCACCGAGCGGGCCCGGAACGTCCTGATCAGCCATTGCCACATCTATCACAACACGGGCATCGGCGTGTTTCTCGACAAGCTCAATCTCCACCAGACGATCATCGTGGGGAGCCACATCAGCTACAACCGGCTGGGGGGGATCCGGGTCGAGAACAGCGAGATTCGCAACTTCCAGATCACCGGCAACGATATCGAATACAACAACAATCGCGCCTTTAAAGTCCCCGATGCCGACGACATCCCGACCGCGGAGATCTACATCGACTGCGGCGAAACAGGAACCGTCCGCGAGGGGACGATTTCCAGCAATACGATCCAGGCCACCTACAGCCCCAACGGGGCCAATATCCGGATCATCGGGACCGCCACCGAGCACAGCCAGAAGGCGGGGATGTGGTGCATCACGGGGAACCTGATCGGCAGCCAGGCGATCAACGTCCATCTGACGTCGGTGCGGGGGATCACGTTCGACGGGAACTACGTCTACAGCGGACACGACCGCAATCTTAAGATCGAAGACTCGAAGAATATCGTCATCGGCGGCAACTGCTTCGGCCACAACCCGGACTACAAGGAGCTGGAGATCTGTACGGGGATCAGCCTGGAGCGCTGCGAAAACGTGACCATGACCGGACTGCAGATCCAGGACGCGCAAGCGGGCGAGCATACGGTCAAGAACGCCGTGCCGATTGTGCGGCAGGGGCTGGTGGAGATCATCAAGTGTCTGCGGGTGAACCTGACCGGCGTGCAGATCCTGGAGGGGACGCCGTACGGGCTGTACGTGGAGGACTCGGCCGACGTGCTGGTGACCGGCTGTACTTTGCTGGATACCCGGCCTGAGCCGAAGACGAAGGCGGCGATTCACTGGAAGGGGGGCGGCGAGGGGAGCGCCATCGCCAACTGCCGGATCAACCGGCCGGTGGAGGCGCCGGCGGTGGTGAAGCAGGTGGGAACGGTGTGAGGGGGATTCGGACGAAGGTCTTCCCCGGCCCTCTCCCCGCGCAGACGTCGGGAGAGGGCCGGTTGAAAACCGGGTTTCGCGAAGGCGCTCCGGGGCCGCCGGCCATTCGATTTCAGGTCGCTCTGGATTCGCCGAGGCCCATCGGTGCCAGTCGATGCGTTCGGGGGCCTTGCGGGAAGGGGCGGACTCTTTTGAGATCCGCTGACGCGACGGCAGGAGCTGGGGGGCTTCCCAAAGTCGCCGCCCCAGCCACCCGCCATATTTCGATCTTTACGAGCGACTAATCACCGGCGACTTCTTCGTTGCCCATCTGCGTCGACAGGTACAGCTCCAGTCCGATCCGCTGGATCAGGTCGAGCTGGGTTTCCAGCCAGTCGACATGCTCTTCCGACTCGACCAGAATCTGCTCGAGGAGGTCCCGGCTACCCGCATCCTTTTCGTCGACGCACAGCGCCACGGCTTCGCGGTACGTCAGCACCCCGCGCGTCTCCAGCGCCAGGTCGTTTTCGAACTGCTCTTTCACATCCGCCCCGACCTTGATCACGTCGTAGCGGGCAATTTCCGGCACTCCTTCCAGGAACAGGATGCGGTCGATCAGCTTCTCGGCGTGCTTCATCTCGCCGATCGATTCGACGTAATGCTTGGCGCCCAGTTTGTTCAGGCCCCAATTCTTGCACATCTTGGCCTGACAGAAGTACTGATTGATCGCCGTCAGTTCGATCGTGAGACCGGCGTTCAAAGCGTCAATGACGCGCTGGCTCCCCTGCATGGGAATTCCTTTCAGTTGGGTGAGCGGGGTGTTCCGTGGTCGGATTCTAGGCCCCGCCCCGCCGCATTGTCCACGCAGTCGAATCAGCGCAAGTGGATTTTGCATCGATTGATACGGCGTGTCGCCACAGTCCGCGGCGACTGCCGGACTCAGTCTCAATCCTCCGGGGAGTTTTCCGTTGGAGTTTCGTTTCCAGGCTCCGGCCGGGGGAATCGGGCGAGCCGGAAAATCGCAGGAGCCCGCGGCCAGCATTCGCTCGCCACGGGCTCCTGTCTTATCCGACTCTCAACTCTCAGCTCCCTACGGCAGCAGATCCTTCACGGTGTCCCGCTCCTGCAGCAGTTCATCGACCGTCTTCTGAATCACGCTGCGACTGAACTCGTCGATCTGGAAACCGGGCAGCGTCTTCCAGTTTGTTCCGTCGCTCGACAGCGGCAGGCCGCAGACGATTCCCGCGGGAATGTCATACTGCGAGCCGTCCGTGAAGACAGCCGCGCTGACGCACGTCCCCGCGGGCGTCGGTCGGATGATCCCCTTCACCGTGTCCAGCGCCGCGTTCGCCGCCGAAGCCGCGCTCGAAGCCCCGCGGGCCTTGATCACCGCGGCCCCGCGCTGCTGCACGGTGCTGATGAAGTCCCCCTTCAGCCAGGCGTGATCGGTAATGACGTCCGTCGCCGGCTTGCCGTCGATCTTCGCGTTGGCGAA harbors:
- a CDS encoding right-handed parallel beta-helix repeat-containing protein produces the protein MSNVRSFGAAGDGMADDTAAFEHALRDGDGLLEIPRGDYRITRTIVVDLAKTGRIAISGTGGTAKILHFGAGPAFELRGTHTTSADPLGFRPEEWQRERMPTVSGIEIEGKHPEADGIKIIGVMQPTLTGVLIRKVRNAVHITERARNVLISHCHIYHNTGIGVFLDKLNLHQTIIVGSHISYNRLGGIRVENSEIRNFQITGNDIEYNNNRAFKVPDADDIPTAEIYIDCGETGTVREGTISSNTIQATYSPNGANIRIIGTATEHSQKAGMWCITGNLIGSQAINVHLTSVRGITFDGNYVYSGHDRNLKIEDSKNIVIGGNCFGHNPDYKELEICTGISLERCENVTMTGLQIQDAQAGEHTVKNAVPIVRQGLVEIIKCLRVNLTGVQILEGTPYGLYVEDSADVLVTGCTLLDTRPEPKTKAAIHWKGGGEGSAIANCRINRPVEAPAVVKQVGTV
- the bfr gene encoding bacterioferritin; the protein is MQGSQRVIDALNAGLTIELTAINQYFCQAKMCKNWGLNKLGAKHYVESIGEMKHAEKLIDRILFLEGVPEIARYDVIKVGADVKEQFENDLALETRGVLTYREAVALCVDEKDAGSRDLLEQILVESEEHVDWLETQLDLIQRIGLELYLSTQMGNEEVAGD